From the genome of Pseudomonas sp. Teo4, one region includes:
- the efp gene encoding elongation factor P: protein MKTGKEIKPGTVLRIDNDPWLVQKAEFTKSGRNSAIMKTKLKNLLTGYKTETVYGADDKLDDVILDRKEATLSFINGDEYTFMDTTDYTMYELNAEDIEAVLPYIEEGMEDVCEAVFFEGRLVSVELPTTISRKVVYTENAARGDTSGKVMKPAKLANGTEIQVADFIEIDEWIDIDTRDNSFKGRSKK from the coding sequence ATGAAAACTGGTAAAGAAATCAAACCCGGTACCGTTCTGCGCATCGATAACGATCCGTGGCTGGTTCAGAAAGCTGAGTTCACCAAGTCGGGCCGTAACAGCGCGATCATGAAGACCAAGCTGAAGAACCTGCTGACCGGCTACAAGACTGAAACCGTATACGGTGCAGACGACAAGCTGGACGACGTGATCCTGGATCGCAAAGAAGCGACCCTGTCGTTCATCAACGGTGACGAATACACCTTCATGGACACCACCGACTACACCATGTACGAACTGAACGCCGAGGACATCGAAGCCGTTCTGCCGTACATCGAAGAAGGCATGGAAGACGTCTGCGAAGCCGTCTTCTTCGAAGGCCGCCTGGTATCGGTTGAACTGCCGACCACCATCAGCCGTAAAGTCGTCTACACCGAGAACGCTGCTCGTGGCGACACCTCGGGCAAGGTCATGAAGCCTGCCAAGCTGGCCAACGGTACCGAGATCCAGGTTGCCGACTTCATCGAAATCGACGAGTGGATCGATATCGATACCCGCGACAACAGCTTCAAAGGCCGTTCCAAGAAGTAA